A single genomic interval of Eleutherodactylus coqui strain aEleCoq1 chromosome 3, aEleCoq1.hap1, whole genome shotgun sequence harbors:
- the LOC136621569 gene encoding uncharacterized protein F54H12.2-like produces MAFIHDGSVECTKSELDIFTIPPTQTSIEKSLFVEVLPIAALTDNTPLEFFISGSGEYYYDLNNTLLHLTCRIVKQDNTPIADGARVGFINYPIATLFNQVDITLGDRLISQSDNLYSYRAFIETILNYSGQTLASQFTAGLFYKDSAGHHHERTLDGLNVGFAKRAAATHRSKTVELLGPIYGDIFNQPKLILNGLDLKIKLTRNKDSFCLMAADPDGFKVQILHASIFIKRVQVSPAVRIGHSQALLATTAKYTLDRTNLKVFSIAIGSRIATHENLFLGQIPKTVILAFVDNEAFSGSFQKNPLCFHHYSVNHAALYLDGQQIPARPFQPDFEAELAIREYMALVHISGKQRADNSISIDRNEFVSGYTFFAFDLSPDMEPGTHFSLVKTGNLRAEVRFSVPTPHTVNMLVYASSPAILEINHRREVLYDYN; encoded by the coding sequence ATGGCGTTCATACACGACGGATCTGTAGAGTGCACTAAATCTGAGTTGGATATTTTCACCATACCGCCAACGCAGACAAGtattgaaaaatctttatttgttgaAGTCCTGCCTATCGCGGCCCTCACTGACAACACGCCGTTGGAATTCTTCATATCGGGTAGCGGCGAATATTACTACGACTTAAATAACACCCTCCTGCACTTAACCTGTCGTATAGTTAAACAAGATAACACACCCATCGCCGATGGTGCACGTGTGGGCTTTATTAATTACCCAATAGCCACACTTTTTAACCAAGTGGACATCACATTGGGGGATCGACTAATCTCACAATCCGATAATCTTTATAGCTATAGAGCGTTCATCGAGACAATTTTAAATTATAGTGGTCAAACGCTCGCATCCCAATTTACAGCAGGCCTGTTTTACAAGGATTCGGCGGGTCACCACCATGAAAGGACACTCGACGGTCTAAATGTAGGCTTCGCTAAAAGAGCTGCAGCAACACATCGCTCTAAAACTGTGGAGCTTCTGGGGCCTATTTATGGTGATATATTTAACCAACCGAAACTTATCTTGAACGGTCTGGATTTAAAGATAAAACTGACAAGGAATAAAGACTCGTTCTGCTTGATGGCAGCAGACCCTGATGGATTTAAAGTTCAAATCCTTCATGCTTCAATTTTCATCAAGAGAGTACAAGTATCCCCAGCCGTCCGCATAGGCCACAGCCAGGCGCTACTAGCAACCACCGCTAAATATACTTTGGATAGGACGAATCTCAAAGTCTTCAGCATAGCAATCGGAAGCCGTATAGCAACCCATGAAAATTTGTTCCTGGGTCAAATACCTAAAACTGTGATATTAGCctttgtggacaatgaagcctttagcggtAGCTTCCAAAAAAATCCTCTCTGTTTTCACCATTATTCCGTAAACCACGCGGCCTTGTATCTGGATGGTCAACAGATTCCGGCCAGGCCTTTTCAGCCTGATTTTGAGGCCGAATTAGCTATTAGGGAATATATGGCTCTCGTGCATATCTCTGGAAAGCAGCGAGCAGACAACTCGATTTCGATTGACAGAAATGAGTTCGTTAGCGGATACACATTTTTTGCATTCGATCTGTCACCGGACATGGAGCCCGGGACGCACTTCTCGCTCGTTAAAACCGGGAACCTGCGTGCGGAAGTACGCTTCTCAGTCCCTACCCCTCACACGGTTAACATGCTTGTCTACGCGTCAAGTCCCGCTATTCTGGAAATAAATCACAGAAGAGAAGTTCTGTACGATTACAATTAA
- the LOC136621570 gene encoding uncharacterized protein isoform X9, which yields MVGGGLKKQCSNRGCVWRRAKSVKKAIKMLYMAARRESARRRRKRQTRVSPQNPDAPPDRSDSAPHTAQIPDMPNPSVNNEPSPLIPPQEQERIPFDRVEQPADASVFLQHLFHIRREVGHFNAVEHIDHFSFANLHRIQSFIGAINAVHGVVQSLLDRIRRDIQPGDFIQLRIDGGRWLDPIYSLKQARDDFNAESFLNAVANALQSNAECLAGEFLTLRVLIVRNRRGGGRHRRRLKSILYTQIIKQKKRWLFDFNNYDSNLCLAASLFALLEKGSPDDSVLLARARELHRELDIPDNQLVSFSDIEAFEKHLGITIRVLYHNRGDWRYFHTGKTSGGNVVYILHHDDHYYGITNIKAFIGANYFCDHCSSVFHHKNNHSCQYFCKACQSESCVETAESIYRCSSCRVFCRSSDCLDRHRVLAAANKAFCKTKIFCDSCYRYVVKGSEPHECKGLRCNICKANVVKFDKHECYMQPYQGGPDEDASTYIIYDFECQQDTGKHIPNFIFATPLHGSVSWEFKGDFCTRDFVNFFLSGAFEDCTFIAHNAGRYDSYFIVKQLIIEKIQIDMITQGGRLLCVTVPSMNLRFIDSLNFIPMKLSKLPQAMGFSGGKGHFPHFFNTKENQNYVGPIPDAKYYGPEYMMPDDRKEFMEWYESQKDCTFDFNAELKAYCKQDVEVLRKSCERYRDRIMDMAKKKVRRICKEYVLPDQLSINATQSARSCEETTIRRIHTITSQC from the coding sequence ATGGTCGGAGGAGGTCTGAAGAAACAGTGTTCTAACAGAGGTTGTGTTTGGCGTAGAGCAAAGTCTgttaaaaaagccataaaaatgtTGTATATGGCCGCAAGAAGGGAATCCGCCAGAAGACGCAGAAAGAGACAAACCAGAGTTTCCCCACAAAACCCTGACGCACCCCCAGATAGATCTGATTCAGCTCCACATACCGCACAGATTCCAGACATGCCCAATCCATCTGTAAATAATGAACCCTCACCGCTGATCCCCCCGCAGGAACAAGAGCGTATACCGTTTGATCGTGTTGAGCAACCTGCTGACGCTtctgtgtttttacagcatttattccATATACGGCGTGAAGTTGGTCACTTCAATGCCGTGGAGCACATTGATCATTTCAGCTTTGCAAATCTGCATAGGATACAATCTTTTATTGGTGCGATTAATGCTGTTCACGGTGTCGTTCAGTCTTTGCTCGACAGAATCAGACGAGATATACAACCCGGTGATTTTATACAGCTGAGGATCGATGGCGGTCGATGGTTGGATCCTATTTATTCCCTAAAACAGGCTCGGGATGATTTTAACGCTGAGAGTTTCTTAAATGCTGTGGCCAATGCATTACAGAGTAATGCGGAGTGTTTAGCTGGTGAATTTCTGACTCTCAGAGTGCTAATAGTGCGGAATAGGCGCGGCGGTGGAAGACATCGCAGACGGTTAAAATCAATACTTTACACACAGATCATCAAGCAGAAAAAACGCTGGCTGTTTGATTTTAACAATTACGACTCTAACCTCTGCTTAGCCGCCAGCCTATTCGCACTGTTAGAGAAGGGGTCTCCCGATGATAGTGTTTTATTGGCGCGTGCTAGAGAATTACATCGCGAATTGGACATTCCCGACAATCAGTTAGTGAGTTTTAGCGATATCGAGGCATTCGAGAAACACCTGGGGATAACCATAAGGGTTTTATACCACAATCGCGGTGATTGGCGTTATTTTCACACCGGCaaaacatctggtgggaatgttgtATACATTCTTCACCATGATGATCATTATTACGGGATTACGAATATAAAAGCCTTTATCGGTGCAAATTACTTTTGTGATCATTGTAGTTCTGTTTTCCACCACAAAAATAATCACTCGTGTCAGTATTTTTGCAAGGCTTGTCAATCAGAATCGTGTGTCGAGACCGCAGAATCGATATACCGTTGTTCCAGTTGTCGCGTGTTTTGTCGCTCATCCGATTGTTTAGACCGACACAGGGTCCTTGCTGCGGCGAATAAAGCGTTTTGCAAGACTAAAATCTTTTGTGATAGTTGTTACCGCTATGTGGTTAAAGGCTCTGAGCCTCACGAATGCAAGGGGCTCCGCTGTAACATCTGTAAAGCCAACGTGGTGAAATTTGACAAACATGAGTGTTACATGCAGCCTTACCAAGGGGGACCAGATGAAGATGCGTCGACGTATATTATCTACGACTTTGAGTGCCAACAGGATACAGGTAAACACAttccaaattttatttttgccaccCCGCTGCACGGGTCAGTGTCTTGGGAGTTTAAGGGCGATTTTTGTACTCgcgattttgttaatttttttctcaGCGGCGCTTTTGAAGATTGCACATTTATTGCCCACAATGCCGGGCGATATGATTCGTATTTCATAGTCAAACAATTGATAATTGAGAAGATTCAAATAGATATGATCACTCAAGGCGGCCGCCTTCTGTGTGTGACGGTACCGTCGATGAACTTGCGGTTCATAGACTCGCTTAACTTCATTCCCATGAAGCTTAGCAAGCTGCCTCAGGCTATGGGTTTTTCAGGGGGCAAGGGACATTTCCCTCACTTTTTCAATACTAAAGAAAACCAGAATTATGTCGGCCCCATACCTGATGCTAAATATTACGGCCCAGAGTATATGATGCCTGATGACCGAAAAGAGTTCATGGAGTGGTATGAATCGCAAAAGGATTGTACTTTTGATTTTAATGCAGAGTTGAAGGCCTATTGTAAGCAGGATGTTGAAGTATTGCGGAAATCCTGTGAGCGTTATAGAGACCGGATAATGGACATGGCCAAGAAAAAGGTTAGAAG